In Amycolatopsis coloradensis, one genomic interval encodes:
- a CDS encoding cystathionine beta-synthase — translation MEYVEHIVDLVGNTPLVKLNALAEGLQPLILAKVEYVNPGGSVKDRIALRMIEAAERSGELKPGGTIVEPTSGNTGVGLAMVAQRKGYKCVFVCPDKVSEDKRNVLKAYGARVVVCPTAVAPEHPDSYYNVSDRLVREIEGAWKPNQYANPENPASHYHSTGPELWRQTEGKITHFVAGVGTGGTISGTGKYLKEVSDGRVQVIGADPEGSVYSGGSGRPYLVEGVGEDFWPDTYDRNIADRIIAVSDADSFDITRRLALEEGLLVGGSCGMAVAAALKLAEGLGPDDVVVVLLPDGGRGYLTKVFNDSWMSSYGFLPPDSSGRTVGDVLTKKSGSLPSLVHSHPNETVAEAVAILSEFGVSQMPVVSAEPPVMAAEVVGAVNERDLLEALFTGKAQLADRLEQHMSPPLPTIGAGEQVSVAMNALSGADGALVLVDGKPAGVVTRHDLLAFLAGR, via the coding sequence GTGGAATACGTCGAGCACATCGTGGACCTCGTGGGCAACACCCCTCTGGTCAAGCTGAACGCACTGGCCGAGGGGCTCCAGCCGCTCATCCTGGCCAAGGTCGAGTACGTCAACCCCGGCGGCAGCGTCAAGGACCGCATCGCGCTGCGGATGATCGAAGCCGCGGAGCGGTCCGGCGAGCTGAAGCCCGGCGGCACCATCGTCGAGCCGACGTCCGGCAACACCGGCGTCGGGCTGGCCATGGTGGCACAGCGCAAGGGGTACAAGTGCGTGTTCGTCTGCCCGGACAAGGTCAGCGAGGACAAGCGCAACGTGCTCAAGGCCTACGGTGCCCGCGTCGTGGTCTGCCCGACCGCGGTCGCGCCGGAGCACCCGGACTCCTACTACAACGTCTCGGACCGCCTCGTGCGTGAGATCGAGGGCGCCTGGAAGCCGAACCAGTACGCCAATCCGGAGAACCCCGCCAGCCACTACCACTCGACCGGTCCGGAACTCTGGCGCCAGACCGAGGGCAAGATCACGCACTTCGTCGCGGGCGTCGGCACCGGCGGCACGATCTCGGGCACCGGCAAGTACCTCAAGGAGGTCAGCGACGGCCGCGTCCAGGTCATCGGCGCGGACCCCGAAGGCTCGGTGTACTCCGGCGGATCCGGGCGGCCGTACCTGGTCGAGGGCGTCGGCGAGGATTTCTGGCCGGACACCTACGACCGGAACATCGCCGACCGGATCATCGCGGTGTCGGACGCGGACTCCTTCGACATCACCCGCCGCCTCGCGCTCGAAGAGGGGCTGCTCGTCGGCGGCTCGTGTGGCATGGCCGTCGCCGCGGCGCTCAAGCTCGCCGAGGGCCTCGGCCCGGACGACGTCGTCGTCGTGCTCCTGCCCGACGGCGGCCGCGGCTACCTCACCAAGGTGTTCAACGACAGCTGGATGTCCTCCTACGGCTTCCTGCCGCCGGACTCCAGCGGCAGGACCGTCGGCGACGTCCTGACGAAGAAGAGCGGCTCGCTGCCCAGCCTGGTGCACAGTCACCCGAACGAGACCGTCGCCGAAGCTGTGGCGATCCTTTCCGAGTTCGGTGTCAGCCAGATGCCCGTGGTCAGCGCGGAGCCGCCGGTCATGGCGGCCGAAGTCGTCGGCGCGGTCAACGAACGCGACCTTCTCGAGGCGCTCTTCACCGGCAAGGCCCAGCTGGCCGACCGGCTCGAGCAGCACATGTCGCCCCCGCTGCCGACCATCGGCGCCGGTGAACAGGTGAGCGTGGCGATGAACGCGCTCTCGGGCGCGGACGGTGCGCTGGTGCTGGTCGACGGCAAGCCGGCGGGGGTCGTCACCCGGCACGATCTGCTCGCGTTTCTCGCGGGACGGTAA